From one Micromonospora siamensis genomic stretch:
- a CDS encoding MerR family transcriptional regulator, translating into MSRPRRRALPEATVTIDEMTTVAATPGGTAGYTVEELARKVGMSARNIRAHQARRLLPPPVRRGRVALYDDSHVRRLDAILALQRQGFNLVSIEAMLGARSGDEVPDRLTAMLQRLATDRPALAHALTRHGVIGRSADGTVRTVRPRPLRAALELHRVRMGTVPALQTLSEVLDSLRPVADELVAAVTARMLALAPEVAHGGSRSSWSDLDRETLMLTQGVVGLLTEAFRLAVENQAEAHVAELLENHLDTGLCLEDSSVIDNG; encoded by the coding sequence ATGTCGCGTCCCCGTCGCCGAGCGCTGCCGGAGGCCACCGTGACCATCGACGAGATGACGACCGTGGCGGCGACGCCCGGCGGCACCGCCGGCTACACCGTCGAGGAGCTCGCCCGCAAGGTCGGCATGTCGGCGCGCAACATCCGCGCCCACCAGGCCCGACGGCTGCTGCCACCGCCCGTTCGGCGCGGCCGGGTCGCGCTCTACGACGACTCCCACGTCCGCCGGCTGGACGCGATCCTGGCCCTGCAACGGCAGGGATTCAACCTCGTCTCCATCGAGGCGATGCTCGGGGCCCGCAGCGGCGACGAGGTGCCCGACAGGTTGACCGCCATGCTGCAACGGCTGGCCACCGACCGGCCGGCGCTCGCCCACGCCCTGACCCGGCACGGGGTGATCGGGCGGTCCGCCGACGGCACCGTCCGCACCGTCCGGCCCCGCCCGCTGCGCGCCGCGTTGGAACTGCACCGGGTACGGATGGGCACGGTGCCGGCGCTGCAGACCCTCAGCGAGGTGCTGGACAGCCTCCGGCCGGTCGCCGACGAGCTGGTGGCCGCCGTCACCGCCCGGATGCTGGCCCTGGCGCCCGAGGTGGCGCACGGCGGATCCCGCTCCTCCTGGTCGGACCTCGACCGGGAGACACTGATGCTGACCCAGGGCGTGGTCGGCCTGCTGACCGAGGCGTTCCGGCTCGCCGTGGAGAACCAGGCGGAGGCACACGTCGCCGAGCTGCTGGAGAACCACCTCGACACGGGTCTGTGTCTGGAGGACAGCTCCGTCATCGACAACGGCTGA
- a CDS encoding ATP-binding cassette domain-containing protein, whose product MSNPLEGAPAGGLIALCGDGVRQACRLDGPVAGWLVTGGEADLFAVRRAGLSPSRRHHVARLPAGGLVPTSTVIGAWQLILVPLPGTELRGLSRDQLSVLERHARLDRLAEEGASRLARAGQELVEAVDLVLVGVADALRRGQAPRGASTLRGREIISLAEGSALTSTGGTWWLRSAGGQLRRNDGGPAEMSGEQELLLVVGRDWVVAESTCVVESHGSADLFASGQLRSAVDQHVSRLLRMVETRIEETDAALLDAVRRRRQIDAAMLAAAARRSIGVIGAGETAPVAETEPGFDRYGRAASVVGVVTEGTGSPVVEPVDRARTPLDDRTAVHAVARSSSLFLREVTLPDRWWRRDLGPLVGWRVGAETQPAVAVPLVFRRRRYHQVDPDTRASTAIDAATAATFAEEATQVQAPLPPTARMRHLLRAGLVGAVPDVRGLLLAGACVALLGLGVPLATGEVLGQLARQGQVDGLFGYLALMLAAAVVAGLVGVVQNLRLLRLDGRLQSGAQLAIWDRLMRLPARYFTGRSSGEIANSMLGISFVGEALSALLPQIVSAGATVVVTLGMLLVVEPVLGWWAAGIVVATLLGFAGFAVLIASQQRVALRAEHRAAALTNQLLGGIVKIKLAAAEARAHARWSEVAAAARAALQRVRQSQAGLVAFATVLPVAGQLVLFAVLMGPLAGRVTPADFFVLNVGFAMLLGALLVLVSAGVEVIAAVPRLGSLREILRADPEARPDRIDPGELSGEIALHRLTFAYQPDEPPVLVDIDLHVRPGEFVAVVGPSGCGKSTLLRLLLGFERQQQGAVLYDGQDLSELDVHAVRRQCGVVLQDGQLFAGSVRDNICGAGSFPLDQVWEAARMAGLADDLEALPMGMSTMVPFGGGTLSVGQRQRVLIARALAPRPRIIFFDEATSALDNRTQEVVTHSTAALAATRVIIAHRLSTVRAADTIVVLDGGRIVQRGSYDELMEQPDGLFHRLARRQLLAEPSGEEAVAQPDGQPATS is encoded by the coding sequence CGTACGCCAGGCCTGTCGCCTGGACGGTCCGGTGGCCGGATGGTTGGTCACCGGCGGTGAGGCGGACCTGTTCGCGGTGCGTCGGGCCGGGCTGAGCCCGTCGCGCCGGCACCACGTGGCGCGGCTCCCCGCCGGCGGCCTGGTGCCGACGTCCACCGTGATCGGTGCCTGGCAGTTGATCCTGGTGCCGCTTCCCGGCACCGAGCTGCGCGGGCTCTCCCGCGACCAGCTGTCGGTGCTGGAACGGCACGCCCGCCTGGACCGGTTGGCGGAGGAGGGGGCGTCGCGGCTGGCGCGGGCCGGCCAGGAACTCGTCGAGGCCGTCGACCTGGTGCTGGTCGGCGTGGCCGACGCGCTGCGACGCGGGCAGGCTCCCCGGGGCGCGTCCACGCTGCGGGGGCGGGAGATCATCTCGCTGGCCGAGGGGAGCGCGCTGACCTCCACCGGCGGCACCTGGTGGCTGCGCAGCGCCGGCGGCCAGCTGCGGCGCAACGACGGTGGCCCGGCGGAGATGTCGGGCGAGCAGGAGTTGCTGCTGGTGGTCGGCCGGGACTGGGTGGTGGCCGAGTCGACCTGCGTGGTGGAGAGCCACGGCAGCGCGGACCTGTTCGCCTCCGGCCAGCTCCGGTCGGCGGTCGACCAGCACGTGTCCCGGCTGCTGCGGATGGTGGAGACCCGGATCGAGGAGACCGACGCGGCGCTGCTGGACGCCGTACGGCGTCGCCGGCAGATCGACGCCGCGATGCTCGCCGCGGCGGCCCGGCGGTCCATCGGCGTGATCGGCGCGGGGGAGACGGCCCCGGTCGCGGAGACCGAGCCCGGCTTCGACCGGTACGGGCGGGCGGCCTCGGTGGTGGGGGTGGTCACCGAGGGGACGGGCAGCCCGGTCGTCGAGCCCGTGGACCGCGCGCGTACGCCGCTGGACGACCGGACCGCGGTGCACGCGGTGGCCCGCTCGTCCAGCCTCTTCCTGCGCGAGGTGACGCTGCCGGACCGGTGGTGGCGGCGGGACCTGGGACCGCTGGTGGGATGGCGGGTCGGTGCGGAAACGCAGCCCGCCGTCGCGGTTCCGCTGGTGTTCCGCCGGCGTCGCTACCACCAGGTCGACCCGGACACCCGGGCGAGCACCGCGATCGACGCGGCGACGGCGGCGACGTTCGCCGAGGAGGCCACCCAGGTGCAGGCGCCGCTGCCACCGACCGCCCGGATGCGTCACCTGCTGCGGGCCGGGCTGGTCGGCGCGGTCCCCGACGTGCGGGGCCTGCTCCTCGCCGGCGCCTGCGTGGCGCTGCTGGGCCTCGGGGTGCCGCTGGCCACCGGTGAGGTTCTCGGCCAGTTGGCCCGGCAGGGGCAGGTCGACGGCCTGTTCGGCTACCTGGCCCTGATGCTCGCCGCGGCGGTCGTCGCCGGGCTGGTCGGGGTGGTGCAGAACCTGCGGCTGCTGCGGCTGGACGGCCGGTTGCAGTCCGGCGCCCAGCTGGCGATCTGGGACCGGCTGATGCGCCTGCCGGCCCGCTACTTCACCGGCCGCAGCAGCGGGGAGATCGCCAACTCGATGCTCGGGATCTCGTTCGTCGGGGAGGCGTTGAGCGCCCTGCTGCCGCAGATCGTCTCGGCGGGGGCGACGGTCGTGGTGACGCTGGGGATGCTCCTGGTGGTCGAGCCGGTGCTCGGGTGGTGGGCGGCGGGGATCGTCGTTGCCACCCTGCTCGGCTTCGCGGGTTTCGCCGTGCTCATCGCCAGCCAGCAGCGGGTCGCGCTGCGCGCCGAGCACCGGGCCGCGGCGCTGACCAACCAGCTGCTCGGCGGCATCGTCAAGATCAAGCTCGCGGCTGCCGAGGCGCGGGCGCACGCGCGCTGGTCGGAGGTGGCCGCGGCGGCCCGGGCGGCCCTGCAACGGGTCCGGCAGAGCCAGGCAGGTCTGGTCGCCTTCGCCACCGTACTGCCGGTCGCCGGCCAGCTCGTGCTCTTCGCCGTGCTGATGGGGCCGCTGGCCGGGCGGGTCACGCCGGCCGACTTCTTCGTCCTCAACGTCGGCTTCGCGATGCTGCTGGGCGCGCTGCTGGTGCTGGTGTCCGCCGGGGTGGAGGTGATCGCGGCGGTGCCCCGCCTGGGCAGCCTGCGGGAGATCCTGCGCGCCGACCCCGAGGCCCGGCCGGACCGGATCGATCCGGGCGAGCTCAGCGGCGAGATCGCGCTGCACCGGCTCACCTTCGCGTACCAGCCCGACGAGCCGCCGGTGCTCGTCGACATCGACCTGCACGTACGCCCCGGCGAGTTCGTCGCCGTCGTGGGGCCGAGCGGCTGCGGGAAGTCGACCCTGCTGCGGCTGCTGCTCGGGTTCGAGCGCCAGCAGCAGGGCGCGGTGCTCTACGACGGCCAGGACCTCTCCGAGCTGGATGTGCACGCCGTGCGGCGGCAGTGCGGGGTGGTGCTGCAGGACGGGCAGCTCTTCGCCGGCTCCGTCCGGGACAACATCTGTGGCGCGGGCAGCTTCCCGCTGGACCAGGTCTGGGAGGCGGCGCGGATGGCCGGCCTCGCCGACGACCTGGAGGCGTTGCCGATGGGGATGAGCACGATGGTGCCGTTCGGTGGAGGGACGCTCTCGGTCGGGCAGCGCCAGCGGGTGCTGATCGCCCGGGCGCTGGCGCCCCGGCCCCGGATCATCTTCTTCGACGAGGCGACGAGCGCCCTGGACAACCGTACGCAGGAGGTGGTGACCCACAGCACCGCGGCGCTCGCCGCGACCCGGGTGATCATCGCTCACCGGCTGTCGACGGTCCGCGCCGCGGACACCATCGTGGTCCTCGACGGTGGACGGATCGTCCAGCGGGGCAGCTACGACGAGCTGATGGAGCAGCCGGACGGGCTGTTCCACCGGTTGGCGCGCCGGCAGTTGCTGGCGGAGCCGTCGGGCGAGGAGGCCGTGGCACAGCCGGACGGTCAACCGGCGACGAGCTGA